A window of Panthera tigris isolate Pti1 chromosome A3, P.tigris_Pti1_mat1.1, whole genome shotgun sequence genomic DNA:
CCAACGTGGTCATCCAGCGAATTCATGTCTAGCAAAGAGGTGATTGGTTATTCATTCTGTTTGCCACCGCTCCCTTGCCAGTTCCCTTCTGCTCTCCTCTGTGTCCTGGGGGCTGGCCTCTGGAGATTCATCCCTCAGGCTCCCCTGCTGTCTGGCTGATGAGGGGGCGCAGGCAGGAATGAGCGAGGGGTTAGGGTATTTACCGGGTGTGTCCCTGCTGTGCCACAGGGACAGGGTGTGTGAGTATACCTGCCCCAGGGCCCCTTCTCCAAGGTTCCAGCTCTTTCTAGGCTCTGGCAacacccttccctcccctttcacCTTCACCCCTAGGGGTGGTAACAGCTCCCTACTGTCGTCGGTCTCCAGGAGTTTCAACACCCCTTGTTGAACACCCCTGAGCCCTGTCCACACTCCAGTTAAGATTCTCTTCATCAGATTCTTATCAGTTAGGCCCTGTGTCCTGCCAGGATCTGGGCGATGCAGTGACAACCCCAGCGGAGGGAAGGCAGTCATCTGGGGACTGGCATTATTCATTCGATGTTCACTGAGCATCTCCTCCGGGCAAGTCACTTTGGAATCCTGGGTTGCCATTAAAGGCCCTCTTGCCCAGGTGCCGGCAGACTCcttcttaaagggccagatagtgcACATTTTTGGCATCGCGGGCCACACGGTCTCGTTGCAACGACTCAACTCTGCCCTTGCAGCGCTAAAGCAGTTGTAGACGACATGGGAGTAAGTGAGTGTGGCTGAGTGCCCAtggctttatttacaaaaacacgAGGCAGACTGGATCGGCCTGCAGGTTCACTGACCTCTGATCTTGATGAACCTTAAATCTTGCTCTTATGCCCCACTGGGAGCATCCCTGGGTGGGCCGGATGTCGAGGCGTCTCCGAGAATCTCCAGCAAGCATGTGGAGTCTCTTACCTTAGAGATCCAGAAATGTCGATGCTGACGTGGCCAATGGAGTTGCTGCAGTGGGCCACAGAGGCAGTGGGTCGTCCAGACTGGTCCTTGCCCAAGTTCAGGGAAACCGAGATGGAAATGCCATCCACGCGCACGTCGAAAGTACCATCGAGGGTGCTGATTGGGAGAAATGGGAAGCAAATGTGTGATCGGTCCCCTGTAGGAAGAGAAGCCAATAGAATGCAGACCAGTCCCCAGTTCCCCACTAACTAGACCAGTCCCCAGTTCCCCACTAACTAGCTGTGTATCCTAACTGAGCCTCTACTCTGTCATGAGCTAAAACAGcgagcatttattgaacatctgctgtgtgccaggcaggcaCGCTGCTAAATGCCTTACATCTGCTCTGTTATTAAGTCCACAACTGCATCTATGAGATGGGTTAATATTgaccccattctacagatgataAAATAGAGGCTTAAGGATAGTCATATCTGGGTCCTTCCTAGACGGGttaagaacccagaaatggaagcCCAGAGTGGGAGGCCCTGCCCTTGCCCAAGTCTCACCCAAATCCACTCACATGAAAGCCTTTTTCACCTTCCAGTTCCCGCTGACAGCCACGTAGTTATTGGACAAGGAGGCTGTGATCCCGTGCGTTGGGCGTAGTCTCAAATCCGAGTTCCTGAGCTCGAAGCGATGGATCTTCAGtctggagaaggaaggcagaCTATCAAACCCAGAAAAGCCAGGTGCCCATTAGTCCTCCACACGAGGCTCTCGGCTCTAGGGTTGTTAGTGATTCGCTGGTTTTATGAATTTCTGACTGCTTCACTATCCTCTACTTGGCTCTTCGGTTCTTTTAACACCTTGGAGAAAGTTCCCTATATTAGATTCCCTCCATCGAAGTTCCTCGTGTGGATTCTGCTTTTTCGGCTGGTCCGTGATGGATACAGTCACCCTACCCGGTACATACCCCCTCCCTGTGGCCATTTGAGTTCGTGGCTCTTGTCAAATCAACACTCATTAGTTCACTCAACCAACATCCATTGAGACCCTGTTCTGTGAGACCCGGTTCTAGGCACAGGAGACACAGAGATTCACAGCTCAGCCCTTGTCCTTGAAGAACTCCCAGTTGATGGCAGATCTGGATGTGTTAACAAACTAAAAAGTATCTCACTGCGAAAACCAGATGCAAGGATACTGTAGGGCTGTGGGAAGGGCTATTGACCTTTAAGTGGCATGGCCTGATCCCTCATCTGGGCAATCAGGAGAGTACCTGGGGGTCTCTGGCAGAACAAAAATCTAGGGGTACTTTCTATAGGACTGACCTCGCGGGGCTCATAAATGGTTTCTAAGGCTCTCCTTCCCATCCTGATGATTCAAGAAACATATAGAACCTTCCAGAAGCCCCACAAGAGCTGGCCGTGATCCTTTTGCCTTTAACCCAAGTGATGATTCCATGTTTATTTCCTCCCACCCCGTGAACCTAGGCCCCCATTCTTCTTCCTCCGCTGCCCCTGCAGTGGAGAATGGAGACCTCACCTGTAAAACTCATAGCTCACGCTTTTAATCCAACCGACTTTGAAGCTTCCTGAGAAATCAGGCAACTTGATCGTGGACAGCTCCTTCTTCAGGGTGGCTATTCCATAGCGGTGGGCTGAGGGGAAATGGGGGGAGTCAGCTCATTCCCTGGGAGGCAGCCAAGTGTAGCAGTCGGATGCCTGGGCTTTGAAATCACACGGCCTGGGATTGAATGTAGGACTTGTCATTTACTATTGGTGTGCTCCCAAGCAAGCCCCTTGAATTCCTTGAGACTCGCTTCCCCCCACCCGTAAAATGGTAATAACAATGATACCACCCTACGCCTGAGAATGAAATTAGATCATGAATTCCAAGTGCCAGGTAAGTGGCAATTGttatctattcattcaacaaggtCGTGGAAGCAATGATACAATACCGTGGGAGCTTTTGAGGAATGAGTTACTGCAGTGTAGTCAAACCTCCGGGTTTTTCACTATCGCCTGGACCCTGTGTTACccatgcagattcccaggcctcGCTTCCGTCGGTAGTAGGCGGATCTTCGGAATCCACATT
This region includes:
- the LOC107179208 gene encoding lipopolysaccharide-binding protein-like; translation: MMARPSSVVLALLLLAEVSGFAEGASNPGFVARITRKGLDYAHRYGIATLKKELSTIKLPDFSGSFKVGWIKSVSYEFYRLKIHRFELRNSDLRLRPTHGITASLSNNYVAVSGNWKVKKAFITLDGTFDVRVDGISISVSLNLGKDQSGRPTASVAHCSNSIGHVSIDISGSLSQTAGEPEG